One window of the Chryseobacterium sp. CY350 genome contains the following:
- a CDS encoding cyanophycinase, with the protein MSPKGKLLIIGGNEDRADNEVEMKESNQAFLNDEILKLLVNSKDDRIEVITIASSEPASMRDTYQKTFDDIGYTNFGFLHDTEETPIADYLKRIADSKTVFFTGGDQSKICQHFENSDIQRALQEKYQNDGDFIIAGTSAGAMSIPQIVICEAENGEAILANDIKLESGLGLITNLIADTHFVSRGRFGRLTHAVLLHQDLYGVGLGEDTALLIKDGNKAICKGSGMVIMISAKNVENTNISAAKDGCPVYAENLTVHILTENCTVDLETGNIEKTD; encoded by the coding sequence ATGAGTCCAAAGGGGAAATTATTGATTATTGGTGGTAATGAAGATCGAGCTGATAATGAAGTTGAAATGAAGGAGAGCAACCAAGCTTTTTTAAACGATGAAATTCTTAAATTACTCGTCAATTCTAAAGATGACAGAATAGAAGTGATTACCATTGCAAGTTCAGAACCGGCGAGCATGCGTGATACCTATCAGAAAACTTTTGACGATATTGGGTATACAAATTTTGGCTTTCTCCATGACACGGAAGAAACGCCCATTGCTGACTATCTGAAGCGGATAGCAGACTCAAAAACAGTGTTTTTTACGGGTGGCGACCAGTCAAAAATTTGTCAGCATTTTGAAAATTCAGATATTCAACGCGCTCTACAAGAAAAATATCAGAATGATGGAGACTTTATCATTGCAGGAACAAGTGCCGGAGCCATGAGCATTCCTCAAATCGTAATATGTGAGGCAGAGAACGGCGAGGCAATTTTAGCAAATGATATTAAACTGGAATCTGGGTTGGGTTTGATTACCAACCTCATTGCAGATACCCATTTTGTAAGCCGTGGCAGATTCGGAAGGCTCACACACGCTGTTCTTCTTCATCAGGATCTGTATGGCGTTGGGCTCGGGGAAGATACAGCTCTATTAATAAAAGATGGAAATAAAGCAATCTGTAAAGGATCAGGTATGGTAATCATGATCAGCGCAAAAAACGTTGAAAATACAAACATAAGTGCAGCAAAAGATGGATGTCCTGTTTACGCTGAAAATCTTACAGTTCATATATTAACTGAAAATTGCACCGTAGATCTGGAGACTGGAAATATAGAAAAGACTGATTAA